One region of Armigeres subalbatus isolate Guangzhou_Male chromosome 3, GZ_Asu_2, whole genome shotgun sequence genomic DNA includes:
- the LOC134226268 gene encoding uncharacterized protein LOC134226268 → MFFKLAVVAIVAFVAVQAAPQLPEGVPAVPAVPEMPSTPEMPASPEMPATPEVPAGSQNVNLPNRISNRISNRVNSG, encoded by the exons ATGTTCTTCAAGCTGGCTGTTGTCGCTATTGTGGCCTTTGTTG CCGTTCAAGCTGCACCGCAACTGCCCGAAGGTGTACCGGCTGTTCCGGCTGTGCCAGAGATGCCATCAACACCGGAGATGCCCGCTTCACCGGAAATGCCCGCCACTCCGGAAGTGCCAGCCGGTTCGCAGAATGTCAACCTGCCAAatcgcatctcgaatcgaatctcGAACCGTGTCAATAGTggatag